The Zingiber officinale cultivar Zhangliang chromosome 9A, Zo_v1.1, whole genome shotgun sequence genome window below encodes:
- the LOC122020702 gene encoding esterase FUS5-like, producing the protein MGSLAAEVAGDFGGAPRRPKFLCLHGFRTSGEIMRTQVVGKWPEEVTARLDLVFPDAPFPAEGKSDVDGIFPPPYYEWFQFDKSFMEYRNLNECFAYIENLMIEHGPFDGLMGFSQGAIL; encoded by the exons ATGGGGAGCCTCGCGGCGGAGGTTGCCGGCGACTTCGGCGGTGCGCCGCGGAGGCCGAAGTTCCTCTGCCTCCACGGCTTCCGCACCAGCGGCGAGATCATGCGGACGCAGGTGGTGGGGAAGTGGCCCGAGGAGGTCACCGCCCGCCTCGATCTCGTCTTCCCCGACGCCCCTTTCCCCGCCGAGGGCAAGTCCGACGTTGACGGGATCTTCCCTCCGCCCTACTACGAGTGGTTTCAGTTCGATAAG AGTTTCATGGAATACCGGAACTTGAACGAATGCTTCGCGTATATTGAGAACTTGATGATCGAACACGGACCGTTCGATGGCCTGATGGGGTTCTCCCAG GGCGCGATTCTCTAG
- the LOC122019592 gene encoding putative disease resistance protein At3g14460, whose translation MDFLKASGEALLESFVNPYIIRHPKGHTVPRLDEKSMETMLEFLEKIEADLPRDETNTQLNPPPSFPSPIRRPSPIACVSRLAFATSSSLRLFSAKHSSVQKLHLHPLSSHLLQMAIGEATQFGIIVVLACNREQFRTRDEGAGKNHEEMSESVAKIMETPRDSLKLNVSPFDVCWSLFKGIAFEGRDPSMHDTFVEIGLKIVEKCRGLPLAVKVLGYALRNKDDEYMWMDVLESEMWEFDEGKDEILPARQISYDYMNITGLRRCFPYLSLFPKDIVLRPGRIVLLWMSQGFLQPASRIGLLHPRDDDCPIYAETDETYTMHDVFQSLAQFVVRDECLGIEDNVGQGPLCRASICGSLADLLRNSGTDVKSLPDSICNLYNLETLNLNKTYVSELPRQIVNLTSLRHLLLYVSCVYLPQGIGELTNLQTLSNFRIVTLLSRPIAEEDHDDCEDEEYYGNSKEGKGDEHAIKEKRLLEYLRPHANLKMLQIYDYPGVSFAKWVGTSSFSKPVQLWLCRCRKCNFLPPLGQLHSLKILCIQEMDGMHIVGREFCSSPMVKAFPSLESLAFVRMPNWEVWDEVEVGDFPHLQHIKLYECPKLTKFPHHLMSSVKELSIKGCDGVSGLLKFH comes from the exons ATGGACTTCTTAAAGGCATCTGGAGAAGCACTGTTGGAGTCTTTTGTGAATCCTTACATCATCCGACATCCGAAGGGCCACACGGTCCCGAGACTCG ATGAGAAAAGCATGGAGACAATGCTTGAATTCCTGGAGAAGATAGAAGCCGATCTGCCCCGTGATGAAACCAA CACTCAGTTGAATCCGCCGCCGTCCTTCCCTTCGCCCATACGCCGGCCGTCGCCGATTGCCTGCGTCTCGCGACTGGCATTCGCCACTTCCTCCTCCCTCCGTCTCTTCTCCGCTAAACACTCCTCCGTCCAGAAGCTGCACCTCCATCCCCTTTCCTCTCATCTCCTTCAG ATGGCCATTGGAGAAGCTACACAATTTGGAATCATCGTCGTCCTCGCCTGCAACAGAGAGCAATTTAGAACAAGAGATGAGGGAGCTGGAAAAAACCATGAAGAGAT GAGTGAATCGGTTGCTAAAATAATGGAGACACCTAGAGATAGTTTGAAACTAAATGTCTCGCCTTTTGATGTATGCTGGTCGTTGTTCAAGGGAATTGCATTTGAAGGACGAGATCCAAGCATGCATGATACTTTTGTAGAAATTGGTTTGAAGATTGTAGAAAAATGCAGAGGATTGCCATTGGCTGTGAAGGTGCTTGGGTATGCTTTAAGGAATAAAGACGatgaatatatgtggatggatgtCTTAGAAAGTGAAATGTGGGAATTCGATGAAGGAAAAGATGAGATTTTACCAGCACGTCAAATAAGCTATGATTACATGAACATAACAGGCCTAAGAAGATGCTTTCCATACCTGTCCTTGTTTCCTAAAGACATAGTTTTACGGCCAGGAAGAATAGTCCTATTATGGATGTCACAAGGTTTTCTTCAGCCCGCCTCAAGAATAGGTCTTCTTCATCCTCGAG ATGATGATTGTCCAATTTATGCGGAAACTGATGAAACCTATACAATGCATGATGTTTTTCAGAGTCTAGCACAATTTGTTGTGCGGGATGAATGCCTTGGAATAGAAGATAACGT AGGACAAGGCCCATTATGTAGAGCTAGTATTTGTGGATCCCTTGCTGATCTTTTAAGAAACTCAG GAACCGATGTCAAAAGCCTACCGGATTCCATATGCAACCTATACAACTTAGAAACTCTGAATCTGAACAAAACTTATGTCAGTGAACTACCAAGGCAGATTGTAAATTTGACAAGTCTGCGTCATCTGCTTCTATATGTCAGTTGTGTTTATCTTCCACAAGGAATTGGTGAGCTGACCAACTTGCAAACACTATCCAACTTCCGT ATTGTGACTTTGTTGTCAAGACCTATAGCTGAAGAAGATCATGACGACTGCGAAGATGAAGAATATTATGGCAATTCCAAAGAGGGAAAAGGCGATGAACATGCTATCAAAGAAAAGAGGCTGCTTGAGTACCTACGACCACACGCCAATCTTAAAATGCTTCAAATATACGATTATCCGGGTGTAAGTTTTGCTAAATGGGTAGGCACTTCATCCTTCTCCAAACCGGTCCAACTATGGCTGTGTAGATGCAGGAAATGCAATTTCCTTCCACCTCTCGGACAACTGCATTCTCTTAAAATTCTCTGCATACAAGAAATGGATGGCATGCATATTGTCGGTCGTGAATTCTGCTCCTCCCCTATGGTAAAGGCTTTCCCATCTTTAGAAAGCTTGGCATTCGTTCGTATGCCTAACTGGGAAGTGTGGGATGAAGTGGAGGTTGGCGACTTTCCTCATCTCCAACACATCAAACTCTATGAATGCCCCAAACTGACCAAATTTCCTCATCATCTCATGTCTTCTGTGAAAGAATTGAGCATAAAAGGTTGTGATGGTGTCTCTGGCCTCCTAAAGTTTCATTAG